The uncultured Bacteroides sp. genome includes the window AGACAGCCGCCTTACAAACATCCCAACGATGATAATTCACGGCTCTATAAGAAGCATAATTCTCCACACGAATGGGATAGAGGTGACAGGAAACAGGTTTATAAAAATCGGACTTACCTGCGCGATAGGCCTTCTCAATGGAGCAATAGCAACAACCGCTCTCATCATAACAGGTAAACACACAGTCTTTGCCATTCACAATAGAGGTGACCAAATCACCATCCGGGTCTGTATAGCATACACCCTGCTTATCAATAACGGCACGCGCTTCAGGAGAAAGATCGTCCCAAATCACAGGAAGTACCTTCTTTAATTCTTCCACTTCTTCCTGCTCGAGTGGTGCGCCTGCATCACCTTCTATGCAACACTGGCCTTTACAAGCATCGAGATTGCAAAGAAATTTTTCACGGAACACATCGAGTGTCACGATTACATCATCTATCTGAATCATATTATATGAAAGATAAAAAAAACGGGAGATTCAACATCTCCCGTCTCTATATATTCAAGAGTTTCTTATTTAATCAACACTTTACCGGTCATTTCTTTCGGTGCCTCGAGACCCATGATTTTGAGAATTGTCGGAGCCACATCGGCCAAACGACCATTGCCAACGCCCGCCTCTTTATTCTCTGTTACATAAATGCAAGGTACGGGATTAAGCGAGTGGGCTGTGTTAGGAGATCCGTCTTCATTGACTGCATTATCTGCATTTCCGTGATCGGCAATAATAATTGCTTCATATCCCTGTGCTTTAGCTGCTTCGATGGTCTCTTTTACGCAAGCATCTACAGCAACAACCGCCTTGGTTATCGCGTCGTAAACTCCGGTATGCCCTACCATGTCTCCGTTAGCGTAATTTACCACAATAAAATCGTACTTATTTTCATTAATTGCTGCAACCAGTTTATCTTTTACTTCGTAAGCACTCATTTCGGGCTTCAGGTCGTAAGTAGCTACTTTCGGAGAAGCTACCAGAATACGATCTTCCCCTTCATAAGGAACCTCGCGACCGCCATTGAAGAAGAAAGTAACATGCGCGTACTTTTCAGTTTCGGCAATGTGCAACTGAGTCCTTTTCTCTTTGGCCAGAAATTCGCCCAGTGTGTTCTCTACATTATCCTTATCGAATAAGATGTGCACCCCTTTGAATGAAGCATCATAGGGAGTCATACAGTAATATTGCAAATCGGGAACTGTTTTCATCCCGGCTTCGGGCATATCTTGCTGAGTAAGCACAGCCGTCAGTTCCTTAGCCCGGTCGTTACGATAGTTAAAGAATATAACGACATCTCCGGCCTTAATGGTTCCGTCCACCGCTGCATTGACAATCGGTTTGATAAATTCATCAGTCACGCCTTCGTCGTAAGACTCTTGTACAGCCTGTATCATGCAATCGGCCTTTTTACCTGTAGCATTTACCAAAAGATCATAAGCCTCTTTCACACGTTCCCAGCGCTTGTCACGATCCATGGCATAATAACGACCAATGATTGATGCTATTTTTCCGGCAGAAGTCTTGCAATGTGCATCAAGTTGCTCTATAAAGCCCTTACCACTCTTCGGATCGGTATCGCGTCCATCCATAAAACAATGGATAAATGTGTTCCCGATTTCGTACTCTTTGGCTATGTCGCACAGCTTAAATAAATGATCGAGTGAACTGTGCACACCACCGTCTGAAGTTAAGCCCATAAAGTGAATGTTCTTTCCTTTTTCTTTAGCGTAAGAGAAAGCGGAAATAATCTCCGGATTCTTCATAATGCTGTTGTCGCGGCAAGCCAGATTAATTTTTACCAAATCCTGATAAACCACACGCCCGGCACCAATATTGAGATGCCCCACTTCGGAGTTCCCCATTTGTCCGTCGGGCAATCCCACATCCTCGCCACTCGCTTGTAGCTGCGAATTAGGATATGTTTTTACTAAATGATCCCAATAAGGAGTAGGAGTATTGAAAATAACATCTGCTTTTCCATGAGCACCGATTCCCCAACCATCGAGAATCATCAAAAGGGCTTTCTTAGTCATAATTATGTTAATTTTAGAATTTCTTTGTCTATAAATGCCACCAAAGCCAGGCACTATCCGCTTTTTCGATCGCAAAGTTACAAAAAAAGGCTGTGAGTGCGTGTGGTTTAAAATGATTTATCTACTTTTGCCACACTAAAAAAACAATAATAAAAACATGGACGACTCAAACCCGCGAACGTGCTATCATAGTATTAACTAAAAAGAACAGAGTCATACTCTCAATGCCTCTGCTCGAATAATTATAATAAACGAAAGGAGGCAATAATGAGAACATATCTTTATTGTGAAGCCGGCTTTGTGGAAAAGCCGCAATGGCAGCCCAATTGCTGGATAAATGTAGAATGCCCGGATGCCGGCGATTTAAAGTTTCTCACCCAAGAGTTGAAAGTTCCCGAATCTTTCTTAACCGATATAGCCGATACGGATGAACGTCCGCGAACCGAAAGCGAAGAAAACTGGCTGCTTACCGTTTTGCGCATACCCATGCAGAGTACACAAAACGGCATTCCGTTTACAACGGTGCCCATTGGTATTATCACAAACAATGAAATTACTATCTCCATCTGTTATTATCACACGGAGATTATTCCCGATTTCATTACCTACACCCGTCGTAAGAATCTTATCGTAAAGAGCAAACTTGACCTTATTTTGCGCCTGATCTACTCTTCGGCCGTATGGTTTCTGAAATACCTGAAGCAGATAAACAATGACGTAACTGCTGCCGAAAAAGCGCTGGAGCGTAGTATTCGTAATGAAGACCTGTTGCAACTGATGAAGCTGCAAAAGACACTTGTTTATTTCAATACCTCCATTCGTGGAAACGAAACGATGATCGGAAAACTGCGAAGCATCTTTCAAGAGCCGGAGTCTCTAAACGAAGAGCTATTGGAGGATGTTATCACCGAGCTCAGACAAGCCTACAACACGGTAAATATTTATAGTGATATTCTTACCGGAACGATGGATGCCTTCGCTTCGATTATCTCGAACAATGTGAATACAATCATGAAGCGAATGACAAGCATCTCTATTATCTTAATGGTACCCACACTCATCGCCAGTTTTTATGGCATGAATGTTGATATTCATCTGGACCAGATGCCGCATGCTTTTGCTATCATCGTGATATTCTCTGTTATTCTATCGGCTCTTGCGTTCTTCATTTTCCGCAAGATAAAATGGTTTTAATGAACCGGGTGACAACAACCTGTTTGTTCTACATCAAGAAACAACATTAATAAAAGGGAAGCTGCAAAATGATATCATTTTGCAGCTTCCCTTTTATTAATTGCAAAGAATCTGCGGGTAACAAATACAGCTTATTTTGTCGTTATCAAAGTAACGAAACTAATGGCCTGAAGCTGAAGATGAGCCACGCCGCCTTCAACCGTTACGATGCCATTGCCTTGCATTCCTTCTTCTTTATTCGTCACATAAACTTTTAATTTCTTAATACAGTCCGGAAGACCTTTAATCGTGACTTCTCTGAATGCCCCGTTATTTACCATGTGAATAGCATATTCACCACGTGCAATATTGCCAAAGGCAGCACAATTAACCTCTTCCTTGTTGCAGGTAACGGGAATGGCAAATGCTCCCTCCGGTGTAGATGCCAGTTGTTTCAGGTTCCAATAACGCTGAGTAGGACGAAGCGGCCCTGTGGAACCATACACGCCATCTCCCCAAAGAACGGAATAGTCGGAAGTTAACTGCCATTGCAGGATGGAAAGCGGCTGACAGACGGCACACAAACGAGTGTAAAGATTGATTTCATAGAAAGCAAAAGTAGATTCGGCAAAGATTTCGGGGTACACATGTGCTGCCGCATCTGTACTCCCTTCGGCCACAATAAGAGGAACATTAAGTTTTCGTGAAGCACTCGCCCATTTATTCAATGTTTCGTCATCGCATCCCCGCCACGAATGAAAGGAAATGGCACCTATATATTGATACGTTTCGGGATCATTTAAAGCAGGCAGAATAAAATCGAATGTCGTTGCATCAGAGTTATCGCCTAACAACATTTTAGTGGACAACCCGCGTGAAGCCATATAAGCGCCCAAGCCTTTTATAAAAGCGGCATGTTCCTTGGCCGTGTGAATAACATCAATGCCTATATCCGATTCATTGAATGAAAACATGGCCGCTTCCACCCCATATTCTTGTTTTAAATAGATCAGATAGTCGGTAAGAGACTGATAAATCTTCTGTTCCTTTTCCGGGTCAAGACGATAAGCCTGCACACCACCTCTACGAACATATTGTTTCGGATCACCTTTAATAGCCCAGTCCGGCGGAAACCAACAACTAACAATTACAGGTATCCCTTTTGCCGAAAGTCGCTGTGCCATCTTCATCGCTGCATAGACTCGTTCATCCAACTTTCCGGCACGTGCCTCGGCCATAGGATTACTGTTCTCCCGGGAGTGCCAGAATCGCCAGGGCAGCTCCACACGTCCGTAAGCCACCCGAAGACTATCAAGACAATAGGTAATTATCGCAGGATCTATCTGTGGATTTTGTAAGCGGAAATTGCCACCCAAACCTTTAAACAAACGTCCGGAATTATGCGCATCGAGTACTATCTCGGCCGATTGATGATCTATCTCTCCGGTTGCATGAATCGTAAAGTCCAGCCGCATTTTCTCTCCCTTACGGATGCGCCGACCCAGCAAATGCACGTAAATAACAGAAGCATCCTTCTCTTTACGTATAAAAGACTTTACCGGAGAAGAAAATTGCAGTTCCAACTGCTGCTTTGTACTCTTTATCCTAATGCTTTTACGATCTGTTTTTATCGGAGCGTCAGCATATTGCTTATCGGCAAGTTCCAGGCAAAAATAAACATCCTTCGACGAAAGTGTTGTATCAGATTCCACAGAAACGGAAACAGTTGCTTTTCCTGTTGCCACATCCGTTACTACCTGTTCAAAATGGATGTTGTCGATGATTGTATTGACTGTCTGAGATGCTTCGTCCCGATGATAGCGGGGATGTGCCTGTTTTTCCTTACCGGTAGATTTTACTTCTGTCCAGTCTTTCTTTACTATGCGAAAAGAAGACTCAAAATTCATTAACTGGCCTTCGACGCGAATACCGGTCATATTTCCCCAAGCCATTACTTCAGTTTGTGCGCAAAGAGAAGTAGAGATAAGTACGAATACCGATAGAGCCATTAGCACTTTAACGGTGAAATGCCATTTCCTTTTCATAAGTATCAAAAGTTTAATGTCGAATCAGCTGATTCTAAAGTAATCATTAAGTTTTAGATACAAAAGTCGCCGTTTATTCCGATACTGTCTTCCTCTTTATTATCAAATGCTGATACAAAACAGATAAAGGTCAGGTAAATAGTTCCAATTGGCCATCGCCAAGCAAATTAAAAGTCATCCGATGATAAGGCGAAGCGCCATGCTTT containing:
- the gpmI gene encoding 2,3-bisphosphoglycerate-independent phosphoglycerate mutase, with the protein product MTKKALLMILDGWGIGAHGKADVIFNTPTPYWDHLVKTYPNSQLQASGEDVGLPDGQMGNSEVGHLNIGAGRVVYQDLVKINLACRDNSIMKNPEIISAFSYAKEKGKNIHFMGLTSDGGVHSSLDHLFKLCDIAKEYEIGNTFIHCFMDGRDTDPKSGKGFIEQLDAHCKTSAGKIASIIGRYYAMDRDKRWERVKEAYDLLVNATGKKADCMIQAVQESYDEGVTDEFIKPIVNAAVDGTIKAGDVVIFFNYRNDRAKELTAVLTQQDMPEAGMKTVPDLQYYCMTPYDASFKGVHILFDKDNVENTLGEFLAKEKRTQLHIAETEKYAHVTFFFNGGREVPYEGEDRILVASPKVATYDLKPEMSAYEVKDKLVAAINENKYDFIVVNYANGDMVGHTGVYDAITKAVVAVDACVKETIEAAKAQGYEAIIIADHGNADNAVNEDGSPNTAHSLNPVPCIYVTENKEAGVGNGRLADVAPTILKIMGLEAPKEMTGKVLIK
- a CDS encoding magnesium transporter CorA family protein, whose product is MRTYLYCEAGFVEKPQWQPNCWINVECPDAGDLKFLTQELKVPESFLTDIADTDERPRTESEENWLLTVLRIPMQSTQNGIPFTTVPIGIITNNEITISICYYHTEIIPDFITYTRRKNLIVKSKLDLILRLIYSSAVWFLKYLKQINNDVTAAEKALERSIRNEDLLQLMKLQKTLVYFNTSIRGNETMIGKLRSIFQEPESLNEELLEDVITELRQAYNTVNIYSDILTGTMDAFASIISNNVNTIMKRMTSISIILMVPTLIASFYGMNVDIHLDQMPHAFAIIVIFSVILSALAFFIFRKIKWF
- a CDS encoding DUF3109 family protein is translated as MIQIDDVIVTLDVFREKFLCNLDACKGQCCIEGDAGAPLEQEEVEELKKVLPVIWDDLSPEARAVIDKQGVCYTDPDGDLVTSIVNGKDCVFTCYDESGCCYCSIEKAYRAGKSDFYKPVSCHLYPIRVENYASYRAVNYHRWDVCKAAVLLGQKENLSIYKFLKEPLIRKFGEAWYSELEIAGKELKDRGII